The Methanobacterium sp. genomic interval AGAGGATACAAAAAAGACCACCCAGAAGCATGGCCAGTTTGTGACGTTGGTTCCAATCTGATCCAGCAATCTGTTGGTGGTGACTTCGTGCTCATTGGTCCTATTGAAAACGCTAAAATGGCGTTCCCTGCATGTGCTATGGCAGATATATTTATGGCTGAAGCAGCCAGAGATATAGGAACAGAACACATCGATGAACACCCAATAGTAAAATTACTCTAAATATAGGCGTTTATTCGCCTAATATTTTTTTTATTTTTTTAATAATTAGTAAAATTTATTTTTGTTTTAAATCCCTTTTTAAAAATAATTTCACAAGATTTATATCACGTTTAAAGAAATTAATTTATAGATTTTTAATTCTGGAGGTTATCAAAATTCAGAATGAATTTTGGGACATTCGTGATCTGTCAAAATCAACGATTTTGACATGCAAAAATGAAATTTTTGCAAGCTTTGCTTCCGATGTCTCTAATGCTTCGCATTTGATAACTCCAAAAACATAGTTTGAGAAAAATACGAAGCATGCAAAAATTTTTCTAATTTTTGCTGCGTCAAAATTTTAATTTTGACAGTATTTTTCTAACTGGAGAAAACAAAGTTTTCTCCGCCACAAAATTGTAAATTTTGTAGGCTCCCAAAAATTCTTTAAGAATTTTTGAGGATTTTGGAGGGAATTCATTGTCATTGTTAGGGAAAATATTGAATAGAGGACCAAAACCCGTCATTGCAAAAAGTAGGTATATTACAATTGAAGATGCAAAAATGTCATCATTTACAAAGAAAACTGCAGGGCAGGGTTACGGTACAAACCTGCGGCCCGATGTTTATTACATTGTTGCTTCAGTTGAACTTGGAAATACAACCACAAAATGTATTTTAACAGCTACAAATTTGAACACCAGCAGAACATATCTTCTGGATAAAACGGTTAAAATGACCAGGGATATCAGACCACCAAAGAAAGGGGAAAAAGTCTTTGGTGAAACTGTATGGGAAGTAGAACTTACAAAAGAATCAGTTTCTGAAATGGTTAGAGACACCATTTTAGAATCAGTAAGACGTTCAAAAATAGATATAGAAAAAGATCTTGATTTTGTTGTGCGTTCTACAGGAGTTACTGCAGGATTTGGATCTCCTGAAGAAGTAGGCCAGCTTATAATAGCTCTTGCTGACGGATGCCTTGATGCAGGGATCCCACCAAGGAAGATGTCACCTGCAATGTCAATGGATAGTTTTCCTAAAAGATTAAGGGATTTCACCCTTATTGATAAGGTTATGTTTGATGGAGCAGTTGTTAGTGTAATTCCCCCAACTGGAAGGGCAGTAGTTGCAAATGAAATGGAAGGGGAACTTGTAACTGCCGGTATAAAAGTAGGTGCCAAATGGACTGATGTTGATTACAGAAATCCATGTGTTTCAATAGACTTCGGTACAACCCTTGCCGGAAGAATTACAAACGGTCAGGAACCCTATGCAAGAACAATAGGGAATTTCTGTGGACTTGCAGGGGGAGTATCAGATGCAATAATACGAGGTACTGAAAAAGTGGATAAACGGGGAGGAGCAGCTTTAGATCTGTATTCCAGGGACATTTTAAAGAAAGCAGACTGGAAGAAAGCGGAAGAATATGCAATGCGTGCCCATGAATATTTAGACATAGGAAAAGTTCCAGAAAACAGAAAAAGATTTGGAACAGTGCCTGTAGACCCCGAAGCTGCATACAGTGCAGGAACAACACTTATTGGATGTGATGTTGGTAAAAATGGAGATAAAATCCCTAAATTAACAGAACTGGGTCATGAAATTTACACTGAAAGCGATATTCACACTTTATTTGCCACACTTGATCATGTAAGTGCAATGATTGTAAAACGACTTCTTGATGAAGCATTTGCTGAAGGAGTTATTGAGGAAGGTTCTGCATTGGGTATAACTGGTAGGGCAGGAATAACTGGAAGAAAACCTGAGCTTATCGTGAAATATTCAAAGGATCGCTTTAAAGACACATTATTTGTATCGGATGCCCTTGCAATGGGCGCGGCTGTAATGGCTCGTTGCATGAATTCTATTGGAACGCCCCATATTCCAATTGGCGGTAGGCAGGGCGGTCCATGTATATTAGGGCAGAGAAGAAGATTGCAGAAACAAAAGGGAATGCTTTAATCTTATTTATTCTTTTTAACTCTATTTTAACTACTTCTATTAATTTATATCTACGTTTTATCTTCGTTGATTAAATTCAATGAAATTAGGGCAAGATTGGTCATTTTAGCTCTTATTATTTCAGGATATATTGGTCGAATTTTTTGAAATTTATAGGTTAAAAGAAAAATTAGAAAGTTCTTAATTCTTCTAATCTTCTAATTCTCTCATCCATTGGGGGGTGTGTTGAAAATAAGTTTAATAATGTTTTTCCTTTTCCACCAAATGGATTTACTATGAACATGTGAGCTGTAGCGGGATTAGCATCCATCGGTCTTGCATTAACACCCATTTGGAGCTTTCTAAGTGCATCTGCAAGTGCCCATGGTTTTCCAGAAATGCTTGCACCGCTTTCATCAGCTTTATACTCTCTTGATCTGCTTATTGCAAGCTGAACCATCATAGCGGCTATTGGTGCAAGTATTGACATTGCAATTAATCCAATTAATCCGCCGTCATCATCTCCACCACCGCCAAATATTGCAAAAAATCTTGCATAATGAGCAATTATAAATATCGCTCCTGCAATGGTGGCAGCTATTGCACTTAACAGGATATCCCTATTTTTAACATGTCCTAGTTCATGAGCTATAACTCCTTCAAGCTCATCTCTATTTAATAAACTGAGTATGCCTGTAGTTACGGCCACTACGGCTTTTTTAGGGCTTCTACCAGTTGCAAAGGCATTTGGAGTTGAGCTTTGAATTATTGCAACTTTGGGTTTATTTATACCTGCATTTTGTGCCAGTTCAGATACAATTGAATGAAGTTCTGGTGCCTCTGCTTCTGAAACTTCTTTTGCTCCATACATTCTAAGCACAATTTTATCAGAATAGAAATATGAACCAAAATTCATAGCAATTGACAGTACAAAACCAATTAATATTCCTCCTAAAAAGCCTATTTTAAAGAAGGATCCTATTAAACCAAATACGCCCATTAATAGGAGTGTTAATATGGTAAATAAGAGTAATGTTTTAAGGTTTTCAAACATTTGGTTATCACCACTGTTTTATATTTGTATTATTTTTCTTTAATTTTTTGCTATAAATTTTATTTTAGCAAAGAATATTAGAGGATCAATATATATAAACTTTGTGCCAATATATTTATCTTTAAATTTAAGGAAGTCTTCAAAATGGTCACAGCTTTGGTAATGGCAGGTGGAAAGGGCAGTAGAATGAATTATAAAGGCGAAAAACCCCTTATAAAAATAAATAACAGACCAATGATTCAGTATGTTATAGAAGCACTTCATAATTCAAAAAAAGTGGATGATATAATCATAGCCACCAGTAAAAACACGCCAAAAACAGACGAATTTCTAAAAAAAAATAATATGAAGACAATATTAACTCAGGGTAAAGATTATGTACATGATCTTGGATTTGTACTATCAAATTTCAAGTTGAATGACATTATACTCACAATTACGGCAGATATGCCTCTTATAACCGGAGATATTATTGATTATGTTATTAATCAGTACGAAAAATCTCCAGAACCAGCAATGAGTGTTTTAATTCCACTGGATTTTTTTAAAAAACATGATCTAAAACCCACTTCAGTATTTAATGATCTTGTGCCTTCGGGATTAAATATATTAAGGGGTACTAACAAGACACAAAATGAGGAAGTTTTAATATTAGAAAAAATAGAACTTGCCGTAAACATTAATACGTGTAAAGATATAAATCTTTTAAAGAAGCTAATGGGTGATGGTGATGACTGAAGAGAGAAAACTTATTAAAGGGGAAGAGAAGGTCTGGAGCGAAATTAAAGGA includes:
- a CDS encoding zinc metalloprotease HtpX — encoded protein: MFENLKTLLLFTILTLLLMGVFGLIGSFFKIGFLGGILIGFVLSIAMNFGSYFYSDKIVLRMYGAKEVSEAEAPELHSIVSELAQNAGINKPKVAIIQSSTPNAFATGRSPKKAVVAVTTGILSLLNRDELEGVIAHELGHVKNRDILLSAIAATIAGAIFIIAHYARFFAIFGGGGDDDGGLIGLIAMSILAPIAAMMVQLAISRSREYKADESGASISGKPWALADALRKLQMGVNARPMDANPATAHMFIVNPFGGKGKTLLNLFSTHPPMDERIRRLEELRTF
- a CDS encoding NTP transferase domain-containing protein, translating into MVTALVMAGGKGSRMNYKGEKPLIKINNRPMIQYVIEALHNSKKVDDIIIATSKNTPKTDEFLKKNNMKTILTQGKDYVHDLGFVLSNFKLNDIILTITADMPLITGDIIDYVINQYEKSPEPAMSVLIPLDFFKKHDLKPTSVFNDLVPSGLNILRGTNKTQNEEVLILEKIELAVNINTCKDINLLKKLMGDGDD
- a CDS encoding methanogenesis marker 14 protein — its product is MSLLGKILNRGPKPVIAKSRYITIEDAKMSSFTKKTAGQGYGTNLRPDVYYIVASVELGNTTTKCILTATNLNTSRTYLLDKTVKMTRDIRPPKKGEKVFGETVWEVELTKESVSEMVRDTILESVRRSKIDIEKDLDFVVRSTGVTAGFGSPEEVGQLIIALADGCLDAGIPPRKMSPAMSMDSFPKRLRDFTLIDKVMFDGAVVSVIPPTGRAVVANEMEGELVTAGIKVGAKWTDVDYRNPCVSIDFGTTLAGRITNGQEPYARTIGNFCGLAGGVSDAIIRGTEKVDKRGGAALDLYSRDILKKADWKKAEEYAMRAHEYLDIGKVPENRKRFGTVPVDPEAAYSAGTTLIGCDVGKNGDKIPKLTELGHEIYTESDIHTLFATLDHVSAMIVKRLLDEAFAEGVIEEGSALGITGRAGITGRKPELIVKYSKDRFKDTLFVSDALAMGAAVMARCMNSIGTPHIPIGGRQGGPCILGQRRRLQKQKGML
- a CDS encoding tetrahydromethanopterin S-methyltransferase subunit H (Part of a complex that catalyzes the formation of methyl-coenzyme M and tetrahydromethanopterin from coenzyme M and methyl-tetrahydromethanopterin. This is an energy-conserving, sodium-ion translocating step. MtrH catalyzes the transfer of the methyl group from methyl-tetrahydromethanopterin to the corrinoid prosthetic group of mtrA), which gives rise to RGYKKDHPEAWPVCDVGSNLIQQSVGGDFVLIGPIENAKMAFPACAMADIFMAEAARDIGTEHIDEHPIVKLL